A window of Maioricimonas rarisocia genomic DNA:
AGCAACGCGATCGGTCCGCCTGCCTGCGCTTCCGGCGTCACGTGGCCGATGATGAAACCGTGCGAGCCGCCGGAGAACCGGCCGTCGGTCATCAGCGCGACCTTGTCTCCCAGACCGGCCCCCATGATGGCCGAGGTAGGCGTGAGCATTTCCGGCATTCCCGGTCCTCCCTTGGGACCTTCGTACCGGATGATGATCACCTCGCCCCCCTTGATGCGGCCCTCTTCCAGCCCCTTGAGCATGTCCTCTTCGCTGTCGAAGCAGAGTGCCGGGCCGGTGAACTTCAGACCTTCCTTGCCGGTGATCTTCGCGACCGCACCGTCCGGACAGACGTTGCCCCGCATGATCCGCAGATGACCGGACGACTTGATCGGATTGCTGACCGGACGCACCAGTTCCTGTCCGTCCGCCAGGCCGGGCAGCTCGGCGACGTTCTCGGCCAGCGTCTTGCCGGTGACGGTCAGGCAGTCTCCGGTCAGCAGTCCTTCTTCCAGCAGATACTTCATCACGGCCGGCGTGCCACCAACCTTGTGCAGGTCTTCCATCACGTACTTGCCCGACGGTTTCAGGTCGGCCAGGTACGGGATGCAGTCCGAGACCTTCTGGAAGTCATCGATCGTCAGATCGACATCAACGCTGCGGGCCATGGCGATCAGGTGCAGCACGGCGTTCGTCGAGCCGCCCAGTGCCATCACGATCACCATCGCATTCTCGAACGCCTCGCGCGACATAATGTCGCGTGGCTTGATGTCCTTCTCGAGCAGATTGTAGATCGCCTTGCCGGAATCAAAGCATTCCTGAAGCTTCGCCGGATCTTCGGCCGGAGTCGACGCCGAAAACGGCAGCGACATGCCCAGCGCCTCGATGGCCGATGCCATCGTGTTGGCGGTGTACATGCCCCCGCAGGCCCCCGCACCGGGACAGGAGTTACGCACGATCTCCTTCCG
This region includes:
- the ilvD gene encoding dihydroxy-acid dehydratase; translation: MLNKYSSRITQPASQGASQAMLYATGMTEEDMQKPQVGIGSCWYEGNPCNMHLLDLAAKVKEGVDAAGAVGMRFNTIGVSDGISMGTDGMSFSLQSRDLIADSIETIMGAQWYDALIALPGCDKNMPGCVMAMGRLNRPAIMVYGGTIRAGCSNRLAGVEGVAGDKLDIVSAFQSYGQKVGGTITEEQRKEIVRNSCPGAGACGGMYTANTMASAIEALGMSLPFSASTPAEDPAKLQECFDSGKAIYNLLEKDIKPRDIMSREAFENAMVIVMALGGSTNAVLHLIAMARSVDVDLTIDDFQKVSDCIPYLADLKPSGKYVMEDLHKVGGTPAVMKYLLEEGLLTGDCLTVTGKTLAENVAELPGLADGQELVRPVSNPIKSSGHLRIMRGNVCPDGAVAKITGKEGLKFTGPALCFDSEEDMLKGLEEGRIKGGEVIIIRYEGPKGGPGMPEMLTPTSAIMGAGLGDKVALMTDGRFSGGSHGFIIGHVTPEAQAGGPIALLQDGDTITIDAEANEINVDVSDEVLAGRKEAWQAPPYKFTRGTLYKYIKNVKSASEGCVTDE